A single genomic interval of Helianthus annuus cultivar XRQ/B chromosome 6, HanXRQr2.0-SUNRISE, whole genome shotgun sequence harbors:
- the LOC118479574 gene encoding L10-interacting MYB domain-containing protein-like encodes MTKRIRINWKQEGVEKTFLEACVHEITVNGREGSSFKQASWKTVAENLKTQHNFIVEQRQMKNHYDFLKGKFAAWLKLKNKTGNVYDPVTNSFNLSEEEWQIEMKSNKYVEALRSAPLAFPELCCQLYERSTSNGFDSWGPSSTLPHPSGDICIWISYVVLFCIWIFICFHGI; translated from the exons atgacaaaaaggATTAGGATTAATTGGAAGCAAGAAGGAGTTGAAAAAACCTTTCTTGAAGCATGTGTTCATGAAATAACCGTTAATGGACGTGAAGGAAGCAGTTTTAAACAAGCGTCATGGAAAACTGTAGCTGAAAATTTGAAAACACAACATAATTTCATAGTGGAACAACGTCAAATGAAGAATCACTATGATTTTCTAAAAGGAAAATTTGCAGCTTGGTTAAAGCTTAAAAACAAAACCGGGAATGTCTATGATCCAGTTACAAACAGTTTTAACTTGTCAGAAGAAGAGTGGCAAATTGAGATGAAG TCTAACAAGTATGTAGAAGCTTTGAGAAGTGCGCCACTTGCTTTCCCCGAGCTTTGTTGTCAATTGTATGAGCGGTCTACTTCAAATGGGTTTGATAGTTGGGGGCCAAGTTCTACGCTTCCTCATCCTTCTGGGGATATTTGTATTTGGATTTCGTATGTTGtgttattttgtatttggattttCATATGTTTCCATGGAATTTAA
- the LOC110884028 gene encoding FRIGIDA-like protein 3, with product MEDVKSVATLLESTTSKMQQLQRAFAELESHRAVTLGLKWKQIEDHFHGLEKSLKRRFTVLEDQEKEFETKTTQSQQILERRQAAVMAKEAASLERLQEKRDAAVVTIADALAKRTNGITQPDDVKKLSDSDVKALTNPQLAKLCEENDAQGLHKFISDNRKNLASIKEEIPIALKAAADPGGLVLDSLNGFYVSSEDGKKDSNLLGQRRTCIMLMECLSILLTNLGDESVSKVISKAVKDRAKVIAEEWKPKLDGLDVDASNGNSLEAHAFLQLVATFGIDSGFVREDLSKLIPMVSRRRQTADLCRFLGLSEKIPSVIDVLLNNGRHIDAVNLAFSFELTQRFSPVLLLKSYLTESRRVPSVIKSPNLSPNAQNDVSERELFALKAVIKCIEDHKLEDEYPPGPLQKRILHLEKAKADKKQATEVSKPQPKRPRANGISIAPRHTNIAAADKSFYGRMTDNRYAPPTQYMYENRPYAYNMATAPYNMPPNRAHYFPTAYQYQAPYLH from the exons ATGGAAGATGTCAAATCTGTTGCTACACTCTTAGAGTCGACAACCTCTAAGATGCAACAACTTCAGAGAGCATTTGCTGAGCTGGAAAGTCATCGAGCAGTGACCCTTGGCCTGAAATGGAAACAAATTGAGGATCATTTTCATGGTCTTGAGAAGTCATTGAAGAGGCGTTTTACCGTACTGGAAGACcaagaaaaagagtttgaaacaAAAACAACACAATCCCAACAAATTCTAGAGAGACGTCAAGCAGCCGTGATGGCCAAAGAAGCAGCCTCATTGGAGAGACTTCAAGAGAAGCGAGATGCCGCTGTTGTCACAATCGCCGATGCCCTCGCAAAACGCACAAATGGGATCACACAACCCGATGATGTGAAAAAGTTATCTGATAGTGATGTGAAAGCACTAACAAATCCCCAGCTTGCCAAACTATGCGAGGAGAACGACGCACAGGGACTCCACAAATTCATATCGGATAACCGAAAGAATCTTGCTTCTATTAAGGAGGAGATTCCGATTGCATTGAAGGCTGCAGCGGATCCCGGTGGTCTGGTTTTGGATTCACTAAACGGTTTCTACGTATCATCAGAGGATGGAaaaaaagattcaaatcttttAGGTCAACGGCGAACATGTATCATGTTGATGGAGTGTCTTAGCATCTTGTTAACAAATCTAGGTGACGAGTCTGTTTCAAAGGTTATCTCTAAAGCTGTGAAGGACCGCGCGAAGGTTATTGCTGAAGAGTGGAAACCAAAGTTAGATGGTCTTGATGTGGATGCCAGTAATGGGAACTCTTTGGAAGCTCATGCTTTCTTGCAACTTGTTGCCACTTTTGGTATTGATTCTGGTTTTGTTCGAGAAGATTTATCCAAGTTGATACCAATGGTTTCTCGCCGCCGCCAGACTGCTGATCTCTGCCGCTTTCTTGGGTTGTCAGAGAAGATTCCAA GTGTAATTGACGTGTTACTGAATAATGGAAGGCATATCGATGCTGTTAACTTAGCATTTTCGTTTGAGCTTACACAACGGTTTTCTCCAGTTTTATTACTGAAATCATACTTGACCGAGTCAAGGAGAGTCCCGTCAGTCATCAAATCACCAAATTTGTCTCCTAATGCACAG AATGATGTCAGTGAGAGAGAGCTCTTTGCACTAAAAGCAGTTATCAAGTGTATTGAAGATCACAAGCTTGAAGACGAATACCCACCGGGCCCGCTTCAAAAACGAATTCTTCATCTAGAGAAAGCAAAGGCTGACAAAAAGCAAGCCACAGAAGTTTCAAAGCCTCAACCCAAAAGACCCCGAGCCAACGGCATTAGCATAGCACCCCGACACACTAACATTGCTGCTGCTGACAAGAGCTTCTATGGTAGGATGACAGATAACCGGTATGCGCCGCCAACTCAGTACATGTATGAAAACAGACCGTATGCTTATAACATGGCCACTGCACCTTATAACATGCCTCCTAACCGCGCCCACTATTTCCCGACTGCGTACCAGTACCAGGCTCCTTATCTTCACTAA
- the LOC110880757 gene encoding glutamate receptor 1.4-like, giving the protein MPTMNTNLCMLLFLCSLNLGLCANFEDVDVGIVLDMESWIGKSIHNSIMMAVSDFYTRNHSYKTRIVVHTKDSKGDRLQAMSSVFDLLNTIKVNTIIGPETYIGSELLGSIADRAKLPIISFAGGKSLMEYPYLLHVKEDDFCMAKSICALVESYKWRDVIYVYEDTDYGSELLQNLFELFQENNIRITYRVAISASAKDDLIVEELRKLMSIHTSVIIVDMSPSLASRLFPNAKRLGMMSKEYAWILSQKTTDIFRSTKFEVIESFQGALGFRSYIPASRRLHYFTNRWNKKFTRKVHVLAIWAYDIIWALAESIERVGVPQNGTLLLNEILKSKFKGMGGEFRLTERNLISNGYEIVNAVDLEERKVGYWTLSKGITRTLRTFNDDALRSGIGMEDVIWPGGSTAVPTSHGKKLRIGVRTGLRFTHFVHAVYDDKNDVTNATGFCVDVFNACLEALPYEVTYEFVPYANGSYDKLIEKVVNKEIDGILGDSTILAKRYEFVDFTSTYTDLGLGTLAKTNRKDMWIFLKPLNANLWLTFTAFLIFNGLVIWAIEAMDQESKSSSSERIATISWLIILTIFSAQKEKLASNLSRCVMFVWLIVVLVLISSYTATLTSLLTVEQFEIASKGGTVGFHGGSFFGGVTVSNTNFTDSKQRPYYSYETYADALTKGGKHGGADAIVDEVPYIKMFLGKYSNGDYAMVSSEPVTSGFAFIFTKGSPLVKDISREIAKIRENGTLKLLEKKWFDNEFSVLPQEDSSTKPAKNLSLERFGGLFIISGVSSCLALIISVIYIIRAKLEIHSIISLLAGRGIMDTVKHLLHRKVI; this is encoded by the exons TATTTGATCTTCTTAATACCATCAAGGTGAATACAATCATAGGACCAGAAACATACATTGGATCAGAACTACTGGGATCAATTGCTGATAGGGCCAAGTTACCTATAATTTCTTTTGCTGGTGGTAAATCCCTAATGGAATATCCTTACCTGCTCCATGTTAAAGAAGACGATTTTTGTATGGCCAAAAGCATATGTGCTCTTGTCGAATCTTATAAATGGAGGGATGTTATCTATGTGTATGAGGACACTGATTATGGGTCAGAGTTATTACAAAATCTGTTTGAATTGTTCCAAGAAAATAACATACGAATTACTTACAGAGTTGCCATTTCCGCCTCGGCAAAAGATGATCTAATCGTCGAGGAGTTGCGTAAGCTAATGAGTATACATACATCAGTAATCATTGTCGATATGTCACCTTCACTAGCATCTAGATTGTTTCCAAACGCGAAGAGGCTAGGAATGATGAGCAAAGAATATGCATGGATTTTAAGTCAAAAGACCACTGACATCTTTCGATCAACAAAATTTGAAGTTATTGAATCATTTCAAGGAGCACTCGGTTTTAGATCTTATATACCAGCATCAAGGAGACTGCATTACTTCACAAATAGATGGAACAAGAAGTTTACTAGAAAGGTGCATGTGCTTGCAATATGGGCGTATGACATAATTTGGGCACTTGCAGAGTCCATTGAGAGAGTTGGAGTCCCACAAAATGGCACGTTGCTTCTAAATGAGATTTTGAAATCCAAGTTTAAAGGCATGGGTGGTGAGTTTAGGCTTACTGAAAGAAATCTGATCTCTAATGGATATGAGATTGTGAATGCGGTCGATCTTGAAGAAAGGAAAGTGGGATATTGGACATTGTCGAAAGGCATTACAAGAACACTCCGTACATTTAACGATGATGCTCTACGTTCTGGTATTGGTATGGAAGATGTTATCTGGCCTGGAGGGTCTACTGCCGTTCCAACGAGTCATGGTAAAAAGTTAAGAATTGGGGTCCGGACTGGACTAAGATTTACCCACTTCGTACATGCGGTTTATGATGATAAGAATGATGTCACAAACGCCACTGGGTTTTGTGTTGATGTTTTCAATGCTTGCCTTGAAGCGTTACCGTATGAAGTGACATACGAGTTTGTTCCATATGCGAATGGAAGTTACGACAAACTTATAGAAAAGGTCGTTAATAAG GAAATTGATGGGATCCTGGGAGATTCAACAATCTTGGCTAAAAGATATGAATTTGTAGATTTCACCTCCACTTACACTGACCTTGGTCTAGGAACACTAGCTAAAACCAATAGAAAAGATATGTGGATCTTCTTGAAGCCACTGAATGCAAATCTATGGCTAACTTTTACTGCTTTCCTTATCTTCAATGGCTTGGTTATTTGGGCTATTGAAGCTATGGACCAAGAATCGAAAAGCTCGTCATCTGAAAGAATTGCAACGATCTCTTGGCTCATCATATTGACCATATTTTCTGCACAAA AAGAGAAGTTGGCAAGCAACCTGTCAAGATGTGTGATGTTTGTTTGGTTAATTGTGGTGCTTGTCCTAATTTCAAGTTACACAGCAACATTGACTTCACTGCTGACAGTTGAACAATTTGAAATTGCTTCGAAAGGGGGGACTGTGGGTTTTCATGGTGGCTCTTTCTTTGGTGGAGTGACGGTCAGCAATACGAATTTTACAGATTCTAAGCAAAGGCCATATTACTCATATGAGACGTATGCTGATGCGTTGACGAAAGGTGGAAAACATGGTGGTGCAGATGCCATTGTTGATGAGGTTCCATATATCAAGATGTTTCTTGGCAAGTACTCGAATGGCGATTATGCCATGGTCTCTTCTGAACCAGTTACTTCTGGATTTGCCTTT ATATTTACAAAAGGTTCTCCACTGGTAAAAGATATATCAAGGGAAATAGCTAAAATAAGAGAAAATGGAACTCTAAAACTTTTGGAGAAGAAGTGGTTTGATAATGAATTTTCTGTACTACCCCAAGAAGATTCTTCTACAAAGCCAGCTAAAAATTTGAGCCTCGAAAGATTCGGTGGTTTGTTTATTATTAGTGGTGTCTCTTCGTGTTTAGCCCTTATAATCTCTGTAATTTATATAATCCGTGCTAAACTGGAGATCCATAGTATTATTTCACTTTTAGCGGGACGAGGTATAATGGATACCGTAAAGCATCTCTTGCATAGAAAGGTGATTTAA